A window from Saccharomyces eubayanus strain FM1318 chromosome XIV, whole genome shotgun sequence encodes these proteins:
- the IST1 gene encoding Ist1p, giving the protein MIQVKLKTCLKMCIQRLRYAQEKQQAIAKQSRRQVAQLLLTNKEQKAHYRVETLIHDDIHIELLEILELYCELLLARVQVINDISNEEQLIKEHMEDGINEAIRSLIYSILFVDEVKELCQLKDLMTWKLDAGFVTGIITDHIDVPDKIVQKCSPSVPKEELVDLYLTEIARTYDVPYSKLDDSLSSSSSSISLGSTGAPGDVKETDEEKPILALDNDENDTADAKHPITIKKPRQNSENINNELKIPKDIKKEVIDKKQSEKKTTKRKTKKEQENDELDELKKRFDALRRK; this is encoded by the coding sequence ATGATACAGGTCAAGCTTAAAACGTGCCTGAAAATGTGCATTCAAAGATTAAGATATGCACAAGAAAAGCAACAGGCGATTGCAAAGCAGTCTCGAAGACAGGTCGCGCAACTTCTATTAACAaacaaagaacaaaaagcGCATTATCGCGTAGAAACATTGATTCACGATGATATTCATATTGAACTATTAGAAATATTGGAACTATACTGTGAATTGCTATTGGCTAGGGTGCAGGTGATAAATGATATCTCCAATGAAGAACAGCTGATCAAGGAGCATATGGAAGACGGTATTAACGAGGCTATTAGATCCCTAAtttattcaattctttttgttgatgAAGTGAAAGAACTATGCCAATTGAAGGACTTGATGACTTGGAAACTAGATGCTGGGTTTGTCACTGGGATTATAACGGATCATATCGATGTTCCTGATAAAATCGTGCAAAAATGCTCTCCTTCGGTGCCAAAAGAGGAACTTGTCGACTTATATTTAACAGAAATTGCAAGAACGTATGACGTGCCTTACAGTAAACTGGATGATTCTCTATCCTCGTCCTCTTCTAGCATTTCTTTAGGCTCTACTGGTGCTCCAGGAGATGTTAAAGAAACAGACGAAGAAAAGCCCATACTAGCCTTAGATAATGACGAGAATGACACCGCGGATGCTAAACACCCTATCACTATCAAAAAGCCTAGACAAAATAGTGAGAATATAAACAACGAACTGAAGATTCCAAAGGACATTAAAAAGGAAGTAATTGATAAGAAAcaatctgaaaaaaaaaccaccAAAAGGaagaccaaaaaagaacaagaaaatgatgaacTGGACGAGTTAAAGAAACGTTTTGATGCTTTACGtagaaaataa
- the PDR17 gene encoding phosphatidylinositol transporter, whose product MGLFSRKRDHTPAVPKEKLIPCDKIFLDPPAKYGSATPLEPISEDQNEKYRAVLLHFQDDNLKLPENINELDNGIHTNARPLSDWEKFWLSRECFLRYLRANKWDTANAIKGVTKTLVWRREIGLTHGKEDKDPLNAEKVAIENETGKEVLLGFDNAKRPLYYMRNGRQNTESSFRQVQQLIYMMESAVTVAPQGVEKITVLVDFKSYKEPGIITDKAPPISIARMCLNVMQDHYPERLAKCVLINIPWFAWAFLKMMYPFLDPATKSKAIFDEPFENHIEPSQLDALYNGLLDFKYKHEVYWPDMVKKVDDLRLKRFERFVKFGGVIGLSEYDTKGQHDELKYPVDMVIS is encoded by the coding sequence ATGGGTCTTTTCTCAAGAAAACGAGACCATACACCTGCTGTGCCCAAGGAGAAACTTATTCCATGCgataaaatattcttaGACCCTCCCGCAAAGTACGGTAGTGCAACTCCACTGGAGCCAATTTCCGAGgatcaaaatgaaaaatatagaGCTGTTTTACTGCATTTCCAAGACGACAATTTAAAATTGCCGGAAAATATTAACGAGCTTGACAACGGGATCCACACCAATGCAAGACCCTTGAGTGATTGGGAAAAATTTTGGCTTTCTAGAGAATGCTTCTTGAGATATTTAAGAGCCAATAAATGGGATACCGCAAACGCTATAAAGGGGGTGACCAAGACTTTGGTCTGGAGGAGAGAAATCGGTCTTACACATGGTAAAGAGGATAAAGATCCTTTAAATGCAGAAAAGGTTGCCATTGAGAATGAAACAGGTAAGGAAGTTCTTTTAGGTTTCGATAATGCCAAGAGACCGCTATATTACATGAGAAATGGTCGTCAAAACACAGAGTCTTCGTTTAGACAAGTCCAACAACTGATTTACATGATGGAATCGGCAGTCACCGTAGCTCCTCAAGGCGTAGAGAAGATCACAGTCTTAGTAGATTTTAAGAGTTATAAAGAACCAGGTATTATCACAGATAAAGCGCCCCCAATTTCTATTGCTAGAATGTGTCTGAACGTTATGCAAGACCACTATCCTGAGAGATTAGCCAAATGTGTCTTGATTAATATTCCGTGGTTTGCATGGGCTTTTCTGAAAATGATGTATCCATTTCTGGACCCTGCCACTAAATCGAAGGCTATATTCGATGAACCATTCGAAAACCATATAGAGCCTTCTCAATTGGATGCACTCTACAATGGTCTATTAGATTTTAAATACAAACATGAGGTTTATTGGCCGGACATGGTCAAGAAAGTTGACGATTTACGATTGAAGcgttttgaaagatttgtGAAGTTCGGCGGCGTTATTGGACTAAGTGAATATGATACCAAGGGCCAACATGACGAGTTGAAATATCCTGTTGACATGGTCATTTCATAA